One Vigna unguiculata cultivar IT97K-499-35 chromosome 11, ASM411807v1, whole genome shotgun sequence DNA window includes the following coding sequences:
- the LOC114169004 gene encoding uncharacterized protein LOC114169004: MLLVLGCPSAYAKFVSDDLGTPFHCFHPPNTVYSQQCSPKLLRCTPFQRPSFKSFCRREEEEEVTPFSQGFSALQEDDSPWESGNVWSNLALYLFSLHIPFSFGGLSVVALFNGQPVLDPQTEALSLLTIQILEFSGTLVLLKYTAKPQYKFSNFFKKNNTWSYRNWFLSSALGFGFLALLVFLTSLLSDFLYGSKPVSNPIQKEMLLNSGISRVSCALAYCIVIPLLEEVVYRGFLLTSLSSTMEWQQAVAISSVIFSAIHLSGENFLQLFIIGYLLGCSYSWTGNLSSSIVIHSLYNALTLVVSYFY; this comes from the exons ATGTTGTTGGTTCTGGGGTGTCCATCTGCTTATGCGAAATTTGTTAGTGATGATTTGGGCACACCCTTTCACTGCTTTCATCCTCCAAACACGGTTTATAGCCAACAATGTTCACCCAAACTGTTGAGATGCACTCCCTTCCAACGCCCCAGTTTTAAGAGCTTTTGCAgaagggaagaagaagaagaagtcaCACCCTTTTCTCAG GGATTCTCAGCCTTGCAAGAAGATGACAGTCCATGGGAGAGTGGGAATGTGTGGAGCAATCTTGCACTCTATTTATTCTCTCTGCATATCCCTTTCAGTTTTGGAGGCTTATCCGTTGTGGCCTTATTCAATGGACAACCAGTTCTTGACCCACAAACTGAG GCCTTATCTCTTCTCACCATTCAGATTCTCGAGTTCAGTGGGACTCTGGTTTTGTTGAAGTACACAGCTAAGCCACAATAtaagttttcaaatttcttcAAAAAGAACAACACATGGAGCTACAGGAACTGGTTTTTGTCATCAGCTCTGGGATTTGGGTTTCTTGCTCTTCTGGTTTTCTTAACATCTCTACTTTCTGACTTTTTATATGGCTCCAAG CCTGTGAGCAACCCCATTCAGAAGGAAATGCTTCTAAATAGTGGCATCTCAAGAGTGTCTTGTGCGCTTGCTTATTGCATTGTGATTCCCCTTTTGGAAGAAGTTGTTTATAGGggatttcttttgacatcacTTTCATCCACCATGGAATGGCAACAAGCTGTTGCCATAAGCTCAGTTATATTCAGTGCCATTCACTTATCTGGTGAGAACTTTCTTCAATTGTTCATCATTGGGTATTTACTTGGATGCTCCTATTCTTGGACTGGGAATTTGAGTTCCTCCATTGTTATACATTCCTTGTACAATGCTTTGACCCTAGTAGTATCTTATTTCTATTAA
- the LOC114169917 gene encoding tetraspanin-19 isoform X1 — protein sequence MVRVLRSFIQSVLKLVNSVIGMAGLAMILYSAWMIRVWQRKMGDLPFGHDSDYPPPWFIYTFLGLGAVFCVVTCLGHVAAETANGCCLYLYMVFVVLLLMLEAALTVDVFVNQDWEKDFPKDPSGSFDQFKNFIRSNYDICKWVGLFLVSVQGLSLLLAMILKALGPHQYYDSDDEYAPDRVPLLKNAPPQYVVVDPGYAHGNEAWNRVSGKSNR from the exons ATGGTGAGGGTGTTGAGAAGCTTCATTCAATCCGTATTGAAGTTGGTGAACTCGGTGATTGGGATGGCCGGGCTAGCCATGATTCTGTACTCCGCTTGGATGATTAGGGTTTGGCAGAGGAAGATGGGTGATCTCCCCTTTGGTCACGATTCAGATTATCCACCTCCATg GTTCATTTACACGTTTCTTGGCCTTGGAGCGGTGTTCTGTGTAGTAACGTGTTTAGGTCATGTAGCTGCAGAAACTGCTAATGGCTGTTGCCTGTATTTG TATATGGTGTTTGTGGTTTTGCTTCTCATGCTGGAGGCTGCATTAACTGTTGATGTATTTGTGAATCAGGACTGGGAGAAG GACTTCCCAAAGGACCCCTCCGGGAGTTTTGATCAGTTCAAGAATTTCATCAGGTCAAATTACGATATCTGCAAATGGGTAGGCCTGTTTCTTGTTTCTGTACAG GGACTCTCTTTATTACTGGCAATGATACTCAAAGCACTAGGACCACATCAATATTATGACAGTGATGATGAATATGCTCCTGACAGGGTGCCACTCTTGAAGAATGCTCCACCTCAATATGTTGTTGTTGATCCAGGATATGCACATGGAAATGAAGCATGGAATAGGGTAAGTGGCAAG TCAAATAGGTAA
- the LOC114169917 gene encoding tetraspanin-19 isoform X2, whose product MVRVLRSFIQSVLKLVNSVIGMAGLAMILYSAWMIRVWQRKMGDLPFGHDSDYPPPWFIYTFLGLGAVFCVVTCLGHVAAETANGCCLYLYMVFVVLLLMLEAALTVDVFVNQDWEKDFPKDPSGSFDQFKNFIRSNYDICKWVGLFLVSVQGLSLLLAMILKALGPHQYYDSDDEYAPDRVPLLKNAPPQYVVVDPGYAHGNEAWNRSNR is encoded by the exons ATGGTGAGGGTGTTGAGAAGCTTCATTCAATCCGTATTGAAGTTGGTGAACTCGGTGATTGGGATGGCCGGGCTAGCCATGATTCTGTACTCCGCTTGGATGATTAGGGTTTGGCAGAGGAAGATGGGTGATCTCCCCTTTGGTCACGATTCAGATTATCCACCTCCATg GTTCATTTACACGTTTCTTGGCCTTGGAGCGGTGTTCTGTGTAGTAACGTGTTTAGGTCATGTAGCTGCAGAAACTGCTAATGGCTGTTGCCTGTATTTG TATATGGTGTTTGTGGTTTTGCTTCTCATGCTGGAGGCTGCATTAACTGTTGATGTATTTGTGAATCAGGACTGGGAGAAG GACTTCCCAAAGGACCCCTCCGGGAGTTTTGATCAGTTCAAGAATTTCATCAGGTCAAATTACGATATCTGCAAATGGGTAGGCCTGTTTCTTGTTTCTGTACAG GGACTCTCTTTATTACTGGCAATGATACTCAAAGCACTAGGACCACATCAATATTATGACAGTGATGATGAATATGCTCCTGACAGGGTGCCACTCTTGAAGAATGCTCCACCTCAATATGTTGTTGTTGATCCAGGATATGCACATGGAAATGAAGCATGGAATAGG TCAAATAGGTAA
- the LOC114170074 gene encoding uncharacterized protein LOC114170074: MANVAILELNRNCAKTVEEIVKLERKIFPKHESLASFFHDELKKKNSGLLYLHVDGELAGYVMYSWPSSLYASITKLAVKEQYRGQGHGETLLKAAVEKCRTRKVSRIMLHVDPLRTPAVNLYKKYGFLVDTLIQGYYSSDRNAYRMYLDFDSS; encoded by the exons ATGGCGAATGTGGCGATTCTTGAGCTCAATAGAAACTGTGCCAAGACAGTGGAAGAGATAGTGAAATTAGAGAGAAAGATCTTTCCAAAACACGAATCTCTAGCTTCATTCTTTCACGATGAACTGAAAAAGAAGAACAGTGGATTGCTTTATCTTCACGTGGATGGCGAGCTTGCAGGCTACGTCATGTATTCTTGGCCTTCTTCCTTGTACGCCTCAATCACCAAGCTCGCAG TGAAGGAGCAATATAGGGGACAAGGCCACGGAGAGACTCTGTTGAAAGCAGCAGTTGAGAAATGCAGAACAAGAAAAGTTTCTCGCATAATGCTTCACGTGGATCCCTTGAGGACTCCTGCAGTGAATCTTTACAAGAAATATGGTTTCCTAGTTGACACTCTGATTCAAGGCTACTACTCCTCAGACAGAAATGCTTATAGAATGTATCTGGACTTTGATTCAAGTTAA